The Kordia sp. SMS9 genome window below encodes:
- a CDS encoding lipopolysaccharide assembly protein LapB: MKFNFFCLLFLYFSSVFSQETDEVYAKNVDANDEKVIELGQNLTDSFYEEDSSFFMDNFNVESFAKKVISVNKDISENAVMREFNRTFRDGIFFDKFHKFPDRIRAMIEDGASYSIVNYYYHLDERKYHLLFRMYAENIGLNYHDYQLSFEDGTFQLQDIFIYSTGQYLSETYQDLYQLSIPGENIEVNRERLKSMIFFGQYKTLARQKKYKQIFDLMRNLTGEFTTKKIYFLTKIKIAAKMNQVFHLEAIDELLRNFPNDPTTKLMAINYHLMLKDYNTTMQLLDEIQAITEDVFIEYIRGNAAWQFEDFESAEKAYAYTIREYPDFEKAKLNLMYLYDFLEKHEDNIVLLNNMIENDEYNKKDLIDFIDDTSNEFIHLPNARIYNRWKKKK, from the coding sequence ATGAAGTTTAATTTCTTTTGTCTCCTCTTTTTGTATTTCTCATCGGTTTTTTCACAGGAAACTGACGAAGTATATGCTAAAAATGTGGATGCTAATGATGAAAAAGTAATTGAACTTGGGCAAAATTTGACAGATTCTTTTTATGAAGAAGATTCCTCTTTTTTTATGGATAATTTTAATGTAGAAAGTTTTGCTAAAAAAGTTATCTCCGTAAACAAAGATATTTCTGAAAATGCAGTGATGCGTGAATTTAACCGCACATTTAGAGATGGTATTTTTTTTGATAAATTTCATAAGTTTCCAGATAGAATTCGTGCCATGATTGAAGATGGAGCTTCGTACAGTATTGTGAATTATTATTATCATTTAGACGAACGAAAGTATCATTTATTATTTCGAATGTATGCTGAAAATATCGGATTAAACTATCATGACTATCAATTGAGTTTTGAAGATGGTACATTTCAGCTACAAGATATTTTTATATATTCCACAGGACAATATTTAAGCGAAACCTATCAAGATTTATATCAGTTGAGTATTCCAGGAGAAAATATAGAAGTTAATAGAGAACGTTTGAAAAGTATGATTTTCTTTGGACAATACAAGACATTAGCACGGCAAAAAAAATACAAACAAATTTTTGACTTGATGCGAAACCTTACGGGAGAATTCACAACGAAAAAAATATATTTCCTCACAAAGATTAAAATTGCTGCTAAAATGAATCAAGTATTTCACCTAGAAGCGATTGATGAATTGTTACGAAATTTTCCCAATGATCCTACTACCAAACTCATGGCAATTAATTATCATCTTATGCTGAAAGATTACAATACTACCATGCAACTTTTAGATGAAATTCAAGCAATTACAGAAGATGTTTTTATAGAATATATTCGTGGCAATGCTGCATGGCAATTTGAAGATTTTGAGTCGGCTGAAAAAGCATATGCGTATACAATTCGCGAATATCCAGATTTTGAAAAAGCCAAACTTAATTTGATGTATTTGTATGATTTTTTAGAAAAACACGAAGATAATATTGTACTCTTAAACAATATGATTGAGAATGATGAATACAATAAAAAAGACCTCATCGACTTTATAGATGACACTTCAAACGAATTTATACATTTACCAAACGCACGTATTTATAATAGATGGAAAAAGAAAAAGTAG
- a CDS encoding RNA polymerase sigma factor, with protein sequence MKQAEFLHTVLPFKDKLYRLAKRLLVSNEEAEDATQEVLLKLWSKKSKIEAYNNVEAFAMTMTKNYCLDKLKSKQASNLKLVHSNYKDENTSLQKEVELKDSVSIVHQIMEQLPEQQKIIIQLRDVEQYDFEEIAKVVNMNPTAIRVALSRARKYIRQELIKKHNYGVS encoded by the coding sequence ATGAAACAGGCAGAATTTTTACATACTGTATTGCCTTTTAAAGACAAATTGTACCGATTGGCAAAGCGTTTGCTAGTTTCAAACGAAGAAGCAGAAGATGCTACACAGGAAGTATTGTTAAAGTTATGGTCTAAAAAATCGAAGATAGAAGCGTATAATAATGTGGAAGCTTTTGCCATGACGATGACGAAAAATTATTGTTTAGACAAATTAAAATCAAAACAAGCAAGTAATTTAAAATTAGTTCATAGCAATTATAAAGACGAAAACACATCATTACAGAAAGAAGTAGAATTAAAAGATAGTGTCAGTATTGTACATCAGATTATGGAACAACTGCCAGAGCAACAAAAAATTATCATACAATTGAGAGATGTAGAACAGTATGATTTTGAGGAAATTGCCAAAGTAGTCAACATGAATCCAACCGCAATTAGAGTAGCACTATCAAGAGCAAGAAAATATATAAGACAAGAACTTATTAAAAAACACAACTATGGAGTTAGCTAA
- a CDS encoding beta-1,3-glucanase family protein, which translates to MLQPFQRSKARTFTSPVPFPVTIVNNSASLKDVFIIIKGIDASIPNNKKQQFYDLANKKWGNSAVAVKLSSLPSSTSPKGNIINMPHINSGIVYLSFGKAITFSGLVPPDFANPSNPNFNITYDKFEISFLPTDGFPYIDITNVDFFCVPLQLEETLSNGTKNGPKGFSVDQATVFTSFSSNLKANNWSAIIQEIKNTTTQKFEVLRVIAPNKALVEQPPVSHKFDASLFQHYVDHVWDYYKSGSGKSIKVDMSEISKANPKYKNVVFEGVVSNGKFVFSGKDAQGNPLPAISFVKPVGSDLIKDSIFGCANLFAAPNNTPTSVPAKNLGAAFNVGILAHKSIPDAVLSLMPPTSTLSPNGKNWTSYKSNFYNNTIQIPDPANPAKKIDIECYNVYAGVIHANAIHRDDYAFAFDDVTQSDSTLANKNATGAIVTIQKLA; encoded by the coding sequence ATGTTACAACCATTTCAACGAAGTAAAGCTAGGACTTTCACTTCTCCTGTTCCGTTTCCAGTTACTATTGTAAACAATTCAGCTTCCTTAAAAGATGTTTTTATCATCATTAAAGGAATTGACGCTTCTATTCCAAATAATAAAAAGCAACAGTTTTATGACCTTGCCAATAAGAAGTGGGGAAACTCTGCGGTAGCTGTAAAGCTTTCTAGTTTGCCTTCAAGCACAAGCCCAAAAGGAAACATTATAAACATGCCACATATTAATTCGGGTATTGTATATCTTTCTTTTGGAAAAGCGATTACGTTTAGTGGACTTGTTCCGCCAGATTTTGCCAATCCTTCCAATCCGAATTTTAATATTACGTATGACAAATTCGAAATTTCTTTTTTGCCAACTGATGGATTCCCGTATATAGATATCACAAATGTTGATTTTTTCTGTGTTCCTTTACAATTAGAGGAAACGTTATCAAATGGTACTAAAAATGGACCTAAAGGTTTTTCTGTAGATCAAGCAACGGTGTTTACTAGTTTTAGTTCTAATTTGAAAGCCAACAATTGGAGCGCCATTATTCAAGAAATTAAGAATACCACCACGCAAAAATTTGAAGTATTACGGGTCATTGCACCCAACAAAGCTTTGGTGGAACAACCGCCAGTGAGTCATAAATTTGATGCTTCGTTGTTTCAACATTATGTAGATCATGTTTGGGATTATTATAAAAGTGGAAGCGGAAAATCAATTAAAGTAGATATGTCTGAAATCTCAAAAGCAAACCCTAAATATAAAAATGTTGTTTTTGAAGGTGTTGTAAGCAATGGAAAATTTGTGTTTTCTGGAAAAGACGCACAAGGAAATCCACTTCCAGCTATTTCTTTTGTTAAACCCGTAGGAAGCGATCTAATAAAGGATAGTATTTTTGGATGTGCCAATCTATTTGCTGCACCCAATAATACGCCTACGTCGGTTCCTGCAAAAAATTTAGGAGCTGCTTTTAATGTTGGAATTTTAGCACATAAGAGCATTCCTGACGCAGTTTTGTCTTTAATGCCACCAACGTCAACACTGTCTCCAAACGGTAAAAATTGGACTTCGTACAAATCAAATTTTTATAACAATACAATTCAGATTCCTGATCCAGCTAATCCAGCTAAAAAAATTGATATTGAATGTTATAATGTCTACGCAGGTGTTATTCATGCAAATGCTATTCATAGAGATGATTATGCGTTTGCATTTGACGATGTCACGCAAAGTGATTCTACACTAGCTAACAAAAATGCAACTGGTGCTATTGTCACTATTCAAAAATTAGCATAA
- a CDS encoding Sir2 family NAD-dependent protein deacetylase, with amino-acid sequence MEKEKVVVLTGAGISAESGIKTFRDADGLWEGHDIMEVASPTGFEKNPALVLDFYNQRRRQLKEVVPNEGHKALVLLEEQYDVTIVTQNVDNLHERAGSSKIIHLHGELSKMRGVQYPYKIYDCSGDIYVGDVCKRGSQLRPHIVWFGEDVPMIETAIAECTQAAILMIIGTSMQVYPAASLINFVPQSTPIYFIDPKPSVNESAYQNLTVIAEKASTGVAKVIEELVGF; translated from the coding sequence ATGGAAAAAGAAAAAGTAGTTGTATTAACTGGTGCTGGCATTAGTGCCGAAAGTGGCATTAAAACGTTTCGTGATGCCGACGGATTGTGGGAAGGACATGACATTATGGAAGTAGCTTCGCCAACAGGTTTTGAAAAAAATCCTGCGTTGGTGTTGGATTTTTACAATCAACGCAGACGCCAATTGAAAGAAGTTGTGCCAAATGAAGGACACAAAGCCTTAGTTTTACTGGAAGAACAATACGACGTTACGATTGTTACCCAAAATGTGGACAACTTGCATGAACGTGCAGGAAGTTCAAAAATTATTCATTTGCATGGCGAATTGTCTAAAATGCGCGGCGTTCAGTATCCTTATAAAATATATGATTGTTCAGGTGATATTTATGTAGGCGATGTATGCAAACGCGGTTCGCAATTGCGCCCACATATTGTTTGGTTTGGCGAAGATGTTCCTATGATTGAAACCGCTATAGCAGAATGTACTCAAGCAGCTATTTTGATGATTATTGGAACGTCTATGCAAGTATATCCAGCCGCAAGTTTGATTAATTTTGTACCACAAAGCACACCAATTTACTTCATTGATCCAAAACCTTCCGTAAACGAAAGTGCATATCAAAATTTAACGGTTATTGCCGAAAAAGCTTCTACGGGAGTAGCGAAAGTGATTGAGGAATTGGTCGGTTTTTAG
- a CDS encoding S41 family peptidase, with product MIKKIMNVKKWLFLFVAVSTMLTSCTDQDDNLFSVPANIEVQDFVWKGLNLWYFWQGEVTDLADSKLDDAEGYIAFLQSFPNPADLFEHLNHPDDRFSVIVSDYDALQDSQQGTSDTDGADISYIFLNSGSNEVVGYVRYIIPGSDAASKDIRRGDIVYAVNGQSLFFNSETDNNLDLLDANSYTFNLADLTINSGVRSITPNGRNIDLTKSNITENPILINTTFDVGAKKVGYIMYNQFVSNFDTQLNGVFADFEGQGVTELILDLRYNPGGFVSSAINLGSMVTGQFDGQLFTKFRYNDKIQPQLTDEQENRYFRNTLSTGAAINSLGLTKVYVITTGSSASASELVINSLDPYIDVVQVGATTRGKNEASVSLYDSPSWTFTDDQLNPNHKWAMQPLISRLENSAGFSNYTDGLNPEVELSEDLTNLGVLGDETEPLLAAALANIAAAGRSLNFNSNKNIPIDLITDTKLRRITADRMYIDLKVGDSDDALQNHKVIINE from the coding sequence ATGATAAAGAAAATTATGAATGTAAAAAAATGGCTATTCCTATTTGTGGCGGTTTCTACAATGCTGACAAGTTGTACGGATCAAGATGACAATTTGTTTAGTGTCCCCGCAAATATTGAAGTTCAAGATTTTGTATGGAAAGGATTAAATCTGTGGTATTTCTGGCAAGGAGAAGTCACAGATTTGGCAGATAGCAAGCTAGATGATGCAGAAGGATATATTGCTTTTTTACAAAGTTTCCCGAATCCAGCAGACTTATTTGAGCATTTGAACCATCCTGACGATCGTTTCAGTGTTATTGTAAGCGATTATGATGCATTACAAGATTCACAACAAGGAACCTCAGATACAGATGGTGCAGACATTAGCTATATTTTCCTCAATAGCGGAAGCAATGAAGTGGTAGGTTATGTGCGTTATATCATTCCAGGATCTGATGCAGCTTCAAAAGATATTCGTCGTGGAGATATTGTATATGCTGTTAACGGACAAAGCTTATTTTTTAATTCAGAAACCGATAATAATTTAGATTTGCTTGATGCGAATTCGTACACATTCAATTTGGCAGATTTAACGATCAATAGCGGCGTACGATCTATTACACCAAATGGTAGAAATATTGATCTGACAAAATCAAACATTACAGAAAACCCAATTTTAATAAATACTACATTTGATGTGGGCGCTAAAAAAGTAGGGTATATCATGTACAATCAATTTGTGTCTAATTTTGATACACAGTTGAATGGAGTTTTTGCAGATTTTGAAGGACAAGGAGTTACAGAACTCATTTTAGACTTGCGTTACAATCCAGGTGGATTTGTAAGCAGTGCCATCAATCTTGGTAGTATGGTTACAGGACAGTTTGACGGACAATTATTTACCAAATTCCGTTACAACGATAAAATTCAGCCACAGCTAACGGACGAACAAGAAAATCGTTATTTTAGAAATACATTGAGTACAGGTGCAGCAATTAATAGTTTAGGCTTAACCAAAGTATATGTTATTACTACAGGAAGTTCTGCTTCTGCCAGTGAATTGGTCATCAACTCATTAGATCCTTATATTGATGTTGTACAAGTTGGTGCGACCACTAGAGGAAAAAATGAGGCTTCGGTATCTTTATACGATTCACCATCGTGGACGTTTACGGACGATCAGTTAAACCCAAATCACAAATGGGCGATGCAACCACTCATTTCTCGCCTAGAAAATAGTGCTGGCTTCTCTAATTATACAGACGGATTGAATCCTGAAGTTGAACTTTCGGAAGATTTAACAAATCTTGGTGTGTTAGGTGATGAAACAGAACCTTTATTGGCTGCGGCTTTGGCAAATATTGCAGCGGCTGGAAGATCACTCAACTTTAATAGCAATAAAAATATTCCTATTGATTTAATTACGGATACAAAATTACGCAGAATCACTGCAGATCGTATGTATATTGACTTAAAAGTGGGCGATAGTGATGATGCATTGCAAAATCATAAAGTGATTATAAACGAATAA
- a CDS encoding adenylosuccinate lyase translates to MTFEQLYSELNYVNHSREKRNYYANIVLGNLKLLPTLLDVVFTVDDKISARAAWLFEFVARERLDAILPYLDNYTEKMHTVHIDSAVRPVAKVAEYLIEAFYHKKENCTQKKLTKKHREKITETCFDWMISDQKVAVKAYSMRSLFLLGSEFDWIHDELYLILERDYASQSAAFKARARELMKRLKKGRI, encoded by the coding sequence ATGACATTTGAACAACTCTACAGTGAGCTAAATTATGTAAATCATTCACGCGAGAAACGAAATTACTATGCCAACATTGTTTTGGGGAATTTAAAATTGTTACCTACATTACTCGACGTTGTATTTACAGTTGATGATAAAATTTCGGCAAGAGCCGCTTGGTTATTTGAGTTTGTAGCGAGAGAACGTTTGGATGCAATTCTCCCTTATTTAGATAATTACACAGAAAAAATGCACACTGTACATATAGATTCTGCCGTACGTCCTGTAGCAAAAGTTGCGGAGTATTTGATAGAAGCGTTTTATCACAAGAAAGAAAATTGCACACAAAAAAAATTAACCAAAAAACACCGTGAAAAAATTACTGAAACGTGTTTTGATTGGATGATTAGCGATCAAAAAGTAGCGGTAAAAGCATATTCGATGCGTTCTTTATTTTTATTGGGAAGTGAATTCGATTGGATTCACGATGAATTGTACCTGATTTTAGAACGCGATTACGCTTCGCAAAGTGCCGCATTTAAAGCCAGAGCAAGAGAGTTGATGAAACGTTTGAAAAAAGGACGAATTTGA
- a CDS encoding TonB-dependent siderophore receptor translates to MKKTVLSVSALFLACTAVFAQEQEDTEKLDEVVISDSRHALKRENSGKTVISISSEEIKRNQGRTVAEVINTKSGIEILGSRSNAGQNLSYFVRGGNNRQVLIMVDGIQVNDPSSIANDFDLRLIALDQIESIEIIKGASSTLYGSGAATAVINITTKKASKDTIALRVNSSFGTNQSQDDQEYNVNDFSNSARIDGTVDDVTYAVSFGHQSTDGLSAVIGEESDRFSRVNTNVRVGYKFSDAFNVSVFGSQDKFRNGFDSSSPRIDAEYESVSDQYRFGIAPKYTYKNGSVTMNAAYTTIDREFFSNFPSAFEGETIAVDIFNKYNFSNKFYTVVGLNYIDNQTTFTGNESSSIVDPYVNVVYVSDFGLNVNAGVRVNNHSEYGTHFTYNLNPSYRMKLGEGYAKVFGSYSTSFIAPSLSQLFGNFGPNPNLEPEENTTLEGGVEVKLSEKLRVSTVYFNREEENFIDYVVTDFYTFAGEYQNVQTDFTVQGVEVEVFATPIENLTVNANYTFTEKKDVDVLRIPKHKANVNVGYVFSDKTNAGVTYQYTSDRLDTDFSTFQNVTLDAFNLVGANLNHQFNKRWSGFVTIDNIFNEDYTEITGFTTRGTNVRIGFSLNL, encoded by the coding sequence ATGAAAAAAACAGTACTATCTGTTAGTGCTTTGTTTTTGGCATGTACTGCCGTATTTGCACAAGAACAAGAAGACACTGAAAAATTAGATGAGGTTGTAATCTCAGATTCACGTCACGCATTGAAACGTGAAAATTCAGGAAAAACGGTCATTAGCATTTCTAGCGAAGAAATTAAAAGAAATCAAGGAAGAACTGTTGCCGAAGTTATCAATACCAAAAGTGGAATTGAAATTTTGGGAAGCAGAAGCAATGCAGGACAAAACCTCAGTTATTTTGTTCGCGGTGGAAACAACCGTCAAGTATTGATCATGGTTGATGGAATTCAAGTAAATGATCCTTCTTCGATTGCCAATGATTTTGATTTGCGTTTGATTGCTTTAGATCAAATTGAATCGATTGAAATTATAAAAGGCGCTTCAAGTACGCTTTATGGAAGTGGCGCGGCAACCGCTGTGATTAATATTACCACTAAAAAAGCTTCAAAAGACACGATTGCTTTGCGTGTAAATAGTTCTTTTGGAACCAATCAATCACAAGACGATCAAGAGTATAATGTAAACGATTTCTCAAACAGTGCTCGTATTGATGGAACTGTAGACGATGTAACGTATGCCGTTAGTTTTGGTCACCAAAGTACCGATGGTTTATCTGCTGTGATTGGAGAAGAAAGCGATCGTTTTTCTCGTGTCAATACCAATGTACGTGTGGGTTATAAATTCTCTGACGCATTCAATGTGAGTGTTTTTGGTTCGCAAGATAAATTTAGAAATGGCTTTGATAGTTCTTCGCCAAGAATAGATGCAGAATATGAAAGTGTATCTGACCAATACCGTTTTGGAATTGCTCCAAAGTACACCTACAAAAACGGAAGTGTTACCATGAATGCTGCGTATACGACTATTGATCGTGAGTTTTTCTCAAACTTTCCTTCTGCTTTTGAAGGAGAAACAATTGCAGTAGATATTTTTAATAAATACAATTTTAGCAATAAATTCTACACGGTTGTAGGACTTAATTATATTGACAACCAAACGACTTTTACAGGGAATGAATCGTCTTCTATTGTAGATCCGTATGTAAATGTTGTGTATGTGTCTGATTTTGGATTGAACGTAAATGCTGGAGTTCGTGTCAACAACCACAGTGAATACGGAACACATTTTACATACAATTTGAATCCTTCATACCGAATGAAATTAGGAGAAGGTTATGCCAAAGTATTTGGTTCGTATAGTACGTCTTTTATTGCGCCATCATTATCGCAATTATTCGGAAATTTTGGACCAAATCCAAATTTAGAACCTGAAGAAAACACTACGTTAGAAGGTGGAGTAGAAGTAAAGTTGTCTGAAAAGTTACGCGTAAGCACGGTATATTTTAACAGAGAAGAGGAAAATTTTATTGATTACGTAGTGACTGATTTTTATACGTTTGCAGGCGAATATCAAAACGTACAAACAGATTTTACAGTACAAGGTGTAGAAGTAGAAGTTTTTGCGACACCAATTGAAAATTTAACGGTAAATGCCAATTATACATTTACGGAGAAGAAAGATGTGGATGTATTGCGTATTCCAAAACACAAAGCAAACGTAAACGTTGGTTATGTATTTTCTGATAAAACCAATGCAGGAGTAACGTATCAGTACACTTCGGATCGTTTGGATACTGACTTCTCAACATTCCAAAATGTAACCTTGGATGCCTTCAATTTAGTTGGTGCAAACTTGAATCATCAGTTTAACAAACGCTGGAGCGGATTTGTTACGATAGACAATATTTTTAACGAAGATTACACAGAAATTACAGGATTTACAACAAGAGGAACCAATGTTCGCATTGGCTTTTCTTTAAACCTATAA
- the purB gene encoding adenylosuccinate lyase gives MKLTPLNAISPIDGRYRSKTIALATYFSEESLIKYRVLVEIEYFIALCNLPLPQLEDFDASLYDDLRAIYENFSAEDAQAIKDIEKVTNHDVKAVEYFIKEKFDRLNISLYKEFIHFGLTSQDINNTAIPLSIKEAIQHVYLPELITVLEKLKALANEWAEVSMLARTHGQPASPTRLGKEIEVFITRIEAQVEMMAVIPHAAKFGGATGNFNAHKVAYPTIDWKAFGNDFVERILGLHHSFPTTQIEHYDHVAAIFDGMKRINTIVIDLDRDFWTYISMDYFKQKIKKGEVGSSAMPHKVNPIDFENSEGNLGIANAIFTHLSAKLPISRLQRDLTDSTVLRNVGVPFGHTLIGFQSTLKGLHKLLLNKAKFEEDLENNWAVVAEAIQTILRRENYPNPYEALKGLTRTNEKITQASIADFIDTLAVSDAVKLELKQINPSNYTGI, from the coding sequence ATGAAGCTTACTCCGCTTAACGCAATTTCTCCAATTGATGGAAGATATCGCAGTAAAACCATCGCTTTAGCTACTTATTTTAGTGAAGAATCACTGATTAAATACCGCGTTTTAGTCGAAATTGAATATTTTATTGCTTTGTGCAATCTTCCATTGCCACAGTTGGAAGATTTTGATGCTTCTTTGTATGATGATTTACGTGCGATTTACGAGAATTTTTCAGCAGAAGATGCACAAGCCATCAAAGACATTGAAAAAGTAACCAATCACGATGTAAAAGCTGTTGAGTATTTTATTAAAGAGAAATTTGACCGACTAAATATTTCATTGTACAAAGAATTTATTCACTTCGGACTTACCTCTCAAGATATTAATAATACCGCAATTCCGCTCTCTATTAAAGAAGCCATTCAGCACGTATATCTTCCAGAATTGATTACAGTTTTAGAGAAATTGAAAGCATTGGCAAACGAATGGGCAGAAGTTTCCATGTTGGCACGCACGCACGGACAACCTGCTTCGCCAACGCGCTTGGGAAAAGAGATTGAAGTGTTCATTACACGTATTGAAGCACAAGTAGAAATGATGGCGGTGATTCCGCATGCAGCAAAGTTTGGTGGCGCTACCGGAAATTTTAATGCGCACAAAGTGGCGTATCCAACGATTGACTGGAAAGCATTTGGAAATGATTTTGTAGAACGTATTTTGGGCTTACACCACTCGTTTCCAACGACGCAGATAGAACATTACGATCATGTAGCCGCCATTTTTGACGGCATGAAACGTATCAATACGATTGTTATTGACTTGGATCGTGATTTTTGGACGTACATTTCCATGGATTATTTTAAACAAAAAATTAAAAAAGGAGAAGTTGGTTCGTCTGCGATGCCACATAAAGTGAATCCGATTGATTTTGAAAATAGTGAAGGGAACTTAGGCATTGCCAATGCTATTTTTACACACTTATCTGCAAAACTCCCAATTTCAAGATTGCAACGCGATTTAACCGATTCTACCGTATTGAGAAATGTAGGTGTTCCTTTTGGACATACGTTGATTGGTTTTCAGTCAACTTTAAAAGGTTTGCACAAGCTTTTATTGAACAAAGCGAAGTTTGAAGAAGACCTAGAAAATAACTGGGCAGTCGTTGCAGAAGCCATTCAAACCATTTTGAGGCGAGAAAATTATCCAAATCCCTATGAAGCTTTAAAAGGTTTAACAAGAACCAATGAAAAGATCACACAAGCTTCAATTGCCGATTTCATTGACACTTTAGCAGTTTCTGACGCTGTCAAACTGGAATTAAAACAAATAAATCCAAGTAATTACACAGGAATTTAG
- a CDS encoding DUF4252 domain-containing protein produces the protein MKKFIVLVMLLALPVLTFGQNIFEKYADNDNVTYVSIKPRMFKMLADMGIDADDPEAKEFLAMVNSMKSLQVLATEDKGISAELKTWVGKRSSKLEELMQVRDGDTRVKFYVKEGKSPTHVKELLMYITGLEDKIQMKDRKINTVVVSLLGDIDLTQVSKLTSQMNIPGGEHLKNVKKN, from the coding sequence ATGAAGAAGTTTATAGTATTAGTAATGTTATTGGCACTGCCAGTACTTACATTTGGACAAAATATTTTTGAGAAATATGCAGATAATGACAACGTAACGTACGTATCTATTAAACCTAGAATGTTTAAAATGCTTGCAGATATGGGCATAGACGCTGACGATCCTGAAGCCAAAGAATTTTTGGCAATGGTAAATAGCATGAAAAGCTTGCAAGTGTTAGCTACGGAAGATAAAGGAATTTCAGCCGAATTGAAAACTTGGGTTGGAAAACGTTCTTCAAAGTTAGAAGAGTTAATGCAAGTAAGAGACGGTGATACACGTGTAAAATTTTATGTGAAAGAAGGCAAAAGCCCAACGCATGTTAAAGAACTTTTAATGTACATTACCGGATTAGAAGATAAAATACAAATGAAAGATCGTAAAATCAATACGGTGGTGGTTTCATTGCTTGGAGATATTGATTTGACGCAAGTATCCAAGTTGACCAGCCAAATGAACATTCCTGGTGGCGAACACTTAAAGAACGTTAAGAAAAACTAA
- a CDS encoding DUF4252 domain-containing protein, which produces MKTFSSFLLLLCIGVAITSCSDKNSLQNYFIDHAEQSGFSSSTIPISLLRQDGIQLSEKQEEALDAIDRINLLFYRTTPEKQTEFTSERKNIKTILKNKKYEELMNLGNKGVVKYIGTDTAMDEIVIFLSNQEMGFAVTRIIGDNMTIEKFMELYKLTQQRNTPLNFDLTSITKLMGTN; this is translated from the coding sequence ATGAAAACATTTTCATCATTTTTACTGCTGTTATGTATTGGCGTCGCAATCACAAGTTGTTCCGATAAAAACAGTTTGCAAAATTACTTTATCGATCACGCAGAACAATCAGGGTTTTCATCCAGTACCATTCCCATAAGTCTGTTACGACAAGACGGCATTCAATTATCAGAAAAGCAAGAAGAAGCCTTAGATGCCATAGATCGCATCAACTTATTATTTTACAGAACAACTCCTGAAAAACAAACGGAATTTACCTCAGAAAGAAAAAACATTAAAACGATCCTTAAAAACAAGAAGTATGAGGAATTAATGAACTTGGGCAATAAAGGTGTTGTAAAGTATATTGGCACTGATACTGCCATGGACGAAATTGTAATTTTCTTATCCAATCAAGAAATGGGTTTTGCCGTGACTCGTATTATTGGTGACAATATGACGATTGAAAAATTTATGGAATTGTACAAATTAACGCAACAAAGAAATACGCCACTAAATTTTGATTTAACTAGTATTACAAAGTTAATGGGCACCAATTAA
- a CDS encoding heme-binding domain-containing protein: protein MKILKKFAVLALIVLIILQFFGPEKNVGDVADLKPFLTETNPPASVQASLKVACYDCHSSNTRYPWYSNIEPISYWMAEHVEHGKEELNFSEWSSYSAKRKDHKLEEVIEEIEKGHMPIPSYLWTHDDAKLSEAQIKEIDAWVKEARTFLAIEIEQAK from the coding sequence ATGAAGATACTTAAAAAGTTTGCAGTTTTAGCATTAATTGTATTGATAATTTTACAGTTTTTTGGACCTGAAAAAAATGTAGGTGATGTAGCAGATTTAAAACCGTTTTTAACAGAAACCAATCCACCTGCTTCTGTACAAGCATCTTTAAAAGTAGCGTGTTACGATTGTCACTCTAGCAATACGCGTTATCCTTGGTACAGCAATATAGAACCAATTTCGTACTGGATGGCAGAACATGTAGAACATGGAAAAGAAGAGCTAAACTTCTCTGAATGGAGTTCATATTCTGCAAAACGAAAAGATCATAAATTAGAGGAAGTCATCGAAGAAATTGAAAAAGGACACATGCCAATTCCTTCGTATTTATGGACACATGACGATGCCAAACTGTCGGAGGCACAAATCAAAGAAATTGATGCTTGGGTAAAAGAAGCCAGAACCTTTTTAGCAATAGAAATTGAACAGGCGAAGTAG